A region of Veillonellaceae bacterium DNA encodes the following proteins:
- a CDS encoding TIGR03960 family B12-binding radical SAM protein: protein MNRVEIDPVWLMHVQKPARYVGGEWNSVMKDHADVDVKVALAFPDVYEVGMSHLGLKIIYSVINSRKDALAERVYAPWVDMEKMMRERNIPLYALESKAPIKDFDVLGFTMPYEMCYTNILNMIDLSGIPVLSKDRTDEDPIVVSGGPCVYNAEPMTDFIDVFFIGESEEAIQEMVEVIKKWKAENKPGGRWEAIHRLAEIKGCYVPSLYETSYYENGIFRAIKPVDPFAQFPIEKRVIKDVDHVIVDDKPILPHIEIVHDRAVLEMFRGCSRGCRFCQAGMIYRPVREKSEEKLQEIADTLIKNTGYNEISLMSLSSADYSCLPELVDHLMENFKDKRVSVSLPSLRVDSFSVDIAKKVQQVRKSGLTLAPEAGTQRLRDVINKGITEDDIMGACSNAFRNGWDRVKLYFMMGLPTETDEDLKGIADLANRINELYHEIRGKYGCRITVSVASFVPKPFTPFQWMPQCSVEEIERKQKYLESLFTNRHIKFAYHDARTGYMEAVLARGDRKLNQVILKAWQKGCEYDSWTEFFDFDKWMSCFEECGVDPDQYAARDRDEYEAEPWDHIDCGVTKDYLRKEWKLAQKGILTHDCRHLACNGCAVCPILDVALIDHKEENWNDKAVFIYKQR from the coding sequence ATGAATCGAGTAGAAATAGATCCAGTTTGGTTAATGCATGTCCAGAAACCAGCCAGATATGTCGGCGGCGAATGGAACAGTGTTATGAAAGATCATGCAGACGTGGATGTAAAGGTCGCTCTCGCGTTTCCTGATGTTTATGAAGTCGGAATGAGCCATTTAGGGCTGAAAATCATTTACAGCGTCATCAACTCCAGAAAAGATGCTCTGGCTGAACGAGTCTATGCACCATGGGTTGATATGGAAAAAATGATGAGAGAAAGAAATATACCTCTCTATGCACTGGAATCCAAAGCGCCGATTAAAGACTTTGACGTTCTTGGTTTTACCATGCCCTATGAAATGTGTTACACCAACATCCTCAATATGATCGATCTGTCCGGAATCCCAGTGCTTTCCAAAGACCGCACAGATGAGGATCCTATTGTTGTTTCCGGAGGCCCCTGTGTCTATAATGCTGAGCCGATGACTGATTTTATCGATGTATTCTTTATCGGAGAGTCAGAAGAAGCCATTCAGGAAATGGTTGAAGTCATAAAAAAATGGAAAGCGGAAAATAAACCCGGCGGAAGATGGGAAGCCATTCATAGACTGGCTGAAATCAAGGGATGCTATGTTCCTTCTCTGTATGAAACTTCTTACTACGAAAATGGCATATTCAGAGCCATAAAGCCGGTTGATCCGTTTGCACAATTTCCTATTGAAAAGAGAGTCATAAAAGACGTCGATCATGTTATCGTAGACGATAAGCCGATACTTCCTCATATCGAGATTGTCCATGACCGTGCTGTGCTTGAGATGTTCAGAGGCTGCAGCAGAGGCTGCCGTTTCTGTCAGGCGGGCATGATTTACAGGCCGGTTAGGGAAAAGAGTGAGGAAAAGCTTCAGGAAATTGCTGATACTTTGATCAAGAATACCGGATATAATGAAATTTCCTTAATGTCCCTTTCCTCGGCAGATTATTCCTGCCTTCCGGAACTGGTCGATCATTTGATGGAAAATTTCAAGGACAAGAGAGTCAGTGTAAGCCTTCCGTCCCTTCGTGTCGACAGTTTCTCCGTCGATATTGCCAAGAAGGTGCAGCAGGTCAGGAAGAGCGGTCTTACCTTAGCACCGGAAGCCGGTACACAGAGGCTTCGCGATGTAATTAATAAAGGCATTACCGAAGACGACATCATGGGAGCATGTTCAAACGCATTCAGAAATGGATGGGACCGCGTTAAGCTGTACTTTATGATGGGTCTTCCTACAGAAACTGATGAAGACCTGAAGGGGATTGCTGATTTAGCAAACAGGATCAATGAACTGTATCATGAGATACGCGGCAAGTATGGGTGCAGAATCACTGTCAGCGTTGCAAGCTTTGTACCAAAGCCTTTTACTCCGTTCCAGTGGATGCCTCAGTGCAGCGTAGAAGAAATAGAAAGAAAGCAGAAATATTTAGAGAGCCTGTTTACCAACAGACATATTAAGTTTGCATACCATGACGCACGGACCGGCTATATGGAAGCCGTTCTTGCAAGAGGTGACAGGAAGCTTAATCAGGTTATCCTCAAGGCCTGGCAGAAGGGCTGTGAATATGACAGCTGGACAGAATTCTTTGATTTCGATAAATGGATGTCATGTTTTGAAGAGTGCGGAGTCGATCCGGATCAGTACGCTGCCAGAGACAGGGATGAATATGAAGCTGAACCCTGGGACCATATTGACTGCGGAGTAACAAAAGATTATCTTCGCAAGGAATGGAAGCTTGCACAGAAGGGCATTCTCACACACGACTGCAGGCATCTGGCATGCAATGGCTGTGCAGTCTGCCCGATACTTGACGTAGCATTGATTGATCATAAAGAGGAGAATTGGAATGATAAGGCTGTTTTTATCTATAAGCAAAGGTGA
- a CDS encoding TIGR03936 family radical SAM-associated protein, whose amino-acid sequence MDYLRTMERAIMRSGLPVAFSEGFNPHMKISMDSALGVGVTADPLYMEMDLEREVPLDEVKSSLTNQLPGGISINGIIAVVKECPKLSAIFNEDVYQMEGPVYEDYDAAKAEEGIQKFNDLSSFIYKRVTPKKVREMDVKPMILEPLRLSIRNNRAYLTFSLVRSTTGTVQPKDIWKMLSDSFGLPWVNDEFICSRAGTYQREGEKRKTPFDPEFIEVYSKG is encoded by the coding sequence TTGGATTACTTAAGAACTATGGAAAGAGCCATCATGAGATCCGGCCTTCCGGTAGCATTTTCAGAAGGATTCAATCCGCACATGAAAATATCAATGGACTCTGCGCTGGGCGTAGGGGTTACTGCGGATCCTCTTTATATGGAAATGGATCTTGAAAGAGAAGTTCCTCTTGATGAAGTTAAGTCAAGCCTGACAAACCAGCTGCCTGGAGGAATCTCTATTAATGGAATCATTGCCGTCGTAAAAGAATGCCCCAAGCTTTCCGCGATTTTCAACGAAGATGTATATCAGATGGAAGGCCCTGTTTATGAAGATTATGATGCTGCCAAGGCCGAAGAGGGCATCCAGAAATTCAATGATTTATCTTCCTTTATTTATAAAAGAGTAACTCCTAAGAAAGTCAGGGAGATGGATGTAAAACCCATGATTCTTGAACCGCTCCGCTTAAGCATCAGGAATAACAGGGCGTACCTTACCTTTTCCCTGGTCAGGAGCACTACGGGAACCGTGCAGCCTAAGGATATCTGGAAAATGCTGTCGGACTCCTTTGGCCTTCCCTGGGTCAATGATGAATTTATATGCTCAAGGGCAGGTACCTATCAGCGTGAAGGGGAGAAGAGAAAGACACCATTCGATCCTGAGTTTATTGAAGTTTATTCGAAAGGGTAA
- a CDS encoding Rne/Rng family ribonuclease, with translation MRQILLHVEPDEKIFAALDDGILNDLEIERNNNLDIVGRVYKGIVRNSVPSISGYFIDIGIGRNAFLRKRDLPADTNITEGSTVLVQVEKDSTETKGPLVTGKIGIQGKYFVMLGNSSYVGVSKKIVDTKRRNSLRSWVKSVRPDGKGIIIRTAAANAEEAVLKEEIEYLDHIFDIISKRSKVERGPVLLYRGSDLIVKGIRDYMNDDVESFFIDDEESFDRASELEKKKPNSLEDRLHYYHGPELLLEKFHVEEQIEQLFDRKVELKSGAYFVIDYTEALTVIDVNSGSFKGNGIPHSELAFLINKEAAVEIARQIKLREIGGIILVDFIDMDKKSQKDELLDTLKRAFQKDHNKAVVCGITSLGLVEITRKRTNQRLWQNYFDACPVCHGTGIVLSPESIARSIYHDLQKRKSGTGIKTGITIVCNKEVADFISIKDNITKFETLVNKPVRLEADDSLKWGGI, from the coding sequence ATGAGACAGATTCTTCTTCATGTCGAGCCGGATGAAAAGATATTTGCCGCGCTTGATGATGGTATCTTAAATGATCTTGAGATCGAACGTAATAATAATTTGGATATAGTCGGAAGAGTCTATAAAGGAATCGTCAGAAATTCAGTTCCTTCTATAAGCGGATATTTTATTGATATCGGTATTGGAAGGAATGCGTTTCTGAGGAAGAGAGATTTGCCTGCGGATACAAATATTACCGAAGGAAGCACTGTCCTGGTGCAGGTCGAAAAAGACAGCACGGAAACAAAAGGCCCCTTAGTAACTGGCAAAATCGGCATACAGGGCAAGTATTTTGTTATGCTTGGAAATAGCAGCTATGTTGGCGTATCCAAGAAGATTGTAGATACAAAACGCAGAAACAGCCTGAGGAGCTGGGTAAAATCTGTGCGTCCGGATGGCAAGGGTATCATTATACGAACTGCGGCTGCAAACGCCGAAGAGGCTGTACTTAAAGAGGAAATCGAGTATCTGGATCATATATTCGACATTATTTCCAAACGATCCAAAGTGGAAAGGGGACCGGTGCTTTTATACAGAGGAAGCGATCTTATCGTCAAGGGGATAAGAGATTACATGAATGATGATGTGGAATCGTTCTTTATTGATGATGAGGAGTCCTTTGACCGTGCTTCTGAATTAGAAAAGAAGAAACCCAACAGTCTTGAAGACAGGCTGCATTATTACCATGGACCGGAGCTTTTACTTGAAAAATTTCATGTCGAAGAACAGATAGAGCAGCTATTTGACCGAAAAGTCGAGCTGAAATCCGGGGCTTACTTTGTTATTGATTACACCGAAGCTTTGACCGTCATTGATGTTAATTCAGGATCCTTTAAAGGGAATGGAATCCCTCACAGCGAGTTGGCTTTCCTGATCAACAAGGAAGCCGCTGTTGAGATTGCAAGACAAATCAAACTTAGGGAAATCGGAGGAATCATTCTCGTTGATTTCATTGATATGGATAAGAAATCGCAGAAGGATGAACTGCTTGATACGCTGAAGCGGGCATTTCAGAAAGATCATAACAAAGCCGTTGTATGCGGAATCACATCGCTTGGCCTTGTTGAAATAACAAGGAAGAGAACCAATCAGAGACTTTGGCAAAATTATTTTGATGCGTGTCCGGTGTGCCATGGTACGGGGATAGTACTTTCTCCTGAATCGATTGCCCGTTCTATCTACCATGATCTTCAAAAAAGGAAATCAGGGACTGGAATTAAGACAGGAATTACAATAGTATGTAATAAAGAAGTTGCAGATTTTATAAGTATAAAGGATAATATAACTAAATTTGAGACACTTGTTAATAAGCCGGTTAGACTGGAAGCAGATGATAGTCTCAAATGGGGGGGTATATAG
- a CDS encoding thioredoxin family protein, whose protein sequence is MAVDIHSKQNLEDEVYQKDGYVLLNLWAAWCRPCQVMEPTLKFAEEKFKDKISFCRLEVEEQEALADLFQTVGIPTFVLFKDGKEIGRIIGYRQKAKFVDEIANIIGDGQ, encoded by the coding sequence ATGGCTGTAGATATTCACTCAAAACAAAATCTGGAAGATGAAGTTTATCAGAAGGACGGATATGTCCTTTTGAACCTATGGGCTGCATGGTGCCGTCCTTGTCAGGTCATGGAACCAACCTTGAAATTTGCTGAAGAAAAGTTTAAAGACAAAATTTCCTTTTGCAGATTAGAAGTAGAAGAACAGGAAGCACTGGCTGATTTATTCCAGACTGTCGGCATTCCGACTTTTGTCTTGTTTAAAGACGGGAAGGAAATCGGCAGGATCATTGGATATCGTCAGAAGGCCAAGTTCGTTGATGAAATAGCTAATATCATTGGGGACGGCCAGTAA
- a CDS encoding type B 50S ribosomal protein L31, protein MKKDIHPDYHPVVFRDIGADYSFLTRSTAVSNQTVKWEDGNEYPLINIDISSKSHPFYTGQQRFGKARGRIEKFNKRYGKTSD, encoded by the coding sequence GTGAAGAAGGACATCCATCCGGATTATCATCCTGTCGTTTTCCGCGATATCGGTGCTGACTATTCCTTCCTGACTCGTTCTACAGCTGTTTCCAACCAGACTGTTAAATGGGAAGATGGAAATGAATACCCGCTGATCAATATTGATATCAGCAGCAAATCTCATCCGTTCTATACGGGACAGCAGCGTTTCGGTAAGGCTCGCGGCCGTATCGAAAAGTTCAACAAACGTTACGGAAAAACATCAGACTAA
- the prfA gene encoding peptide chain release factor 1 — protein sequence MQINKLDKMEARFISLEDQLSDPSVIADQNKWRELSKEHSELAEVVSKYREYKEVLDQAKEALEILGDKSQSDLHELAKEELKESEKRRDELDLEIHKLLIPKDPNDSKNVILEIRAGTGGEEAALFAADLLKMYLKFAERKGWKAEIASANETDLGGFKEVTCTIEGKNAYSILKFESGVHRVQRIPETESQGRVHTSAVTVAVLPEAEDVDIDIKRDDLRIDVYRSSGAGGQHINKTSSAIRITHIPSGMVVTCQNERSQRQNKEKALQILKSRLYDQALQNSQSKEAEDRKNQVGSGDRSERIRTYNFPQGRVTDHRINMSIYQLDDFLNGDMDAILDRLIEEDLSRRMKEGDSSGR from the coding sequence ATGCAGATCAATAAGTTGGATAAAATGGAAGCCAGGTTTATTTCACTGGAAGACCAGCTGAGTGATCCTTCTGTTATAGCCGACCAAAATAAATGGAGAGAACTTTCAAAAGAGCATTCTGAGCTGGCAGAAGTCGTCTCTAAATATAGAGAATATAAAGAAGTGCTGGATCAGGCGAAAGAGGCTTTGGAAATTCTTGGAGATAAATCACAATCAGACCTGCATGAGCTTGCCAAGGAAGAGCTGAAGGAAAGCGAAAAACGCAGGGATGAACTGGATTTGGAAATACATAAATTGCTGATTCCAAAGGATCCTAATGACAGCAAGAATGTCATTCTTGAAATCAGAGCCGGTACAGGCGGTGAGGAAGCAGCGCTTTTTGCTGCCGATCTCTTAAAGATGTATCTGAAGTTTGCCGAGAGAAAGGGCTGGAAGGCAGAAATTGCAAGTGCTAACGAAACCGATCTGGGCGGATTTAAGGAAGTAACATGCACGATTGAAGGAAAGAACGCTTACTCCATTCTTAAATTTGAAAGCGGTGTTCACAGAGTACAGAGAATTCCTGAGACGGAAAGCCAGGGGAGAGTGCATACTTCTGCTGTCACCGTGGCAGTTCTTCCAGAAGCTGAGGATGTAGATATCGACATAAAACGTGATGATTTAAGGATAGATGTATATCGTTCTTCAGGTGCAGGCGGACAGCATATCAATAAGACATCTTCGGCTATCCGTATTACGCATATTCCTTCCGGCATGGTTGTTACCTGTCAGAATGAGCGAAGCCAGAGACAGAATAAGGAAAAGGCGCTCCAGATTCTTAAGTCCAGGTTATATGACCAGGCATTGCAGAACAGCCAGAGCAAAGAGGCAGAAGACAGGAAGAATCAGGTTGGATCAGGAGACCGCTCCGAACGAATCCGTACATATAATTTCCCGCAGGGACGTGTTACCGATCACAGAATCAATATGAGCATCTATCAGCTGGATGATTTTTTAAATGGTGACATGGACGCGATACTTGACAGGCTCATCGAGGAAGACCTGTCGCGAAGAATGAAGGAAGGGGATTCCAGTGGCCGGTAA
- the prmC gene encoding peptide chain release factor N(5)-glutamine methyltransferase, translated as MAGNTIWTINKLITWTTHYFKDHHIESPRLDAEILLAHVLNKSRIYLYTNFDLIVNPDELAMYRGYIKKRIEGYSVAAITGEKEFMGLTFKLSENTLIPRQDTETWLEKVIQYHRNDPELFVADLGTGSGAILLSFLYYCEGAHAVGIDISEDALAIAKENGIHLKMEDRVEWRLGNYLTMLKEGELFDGILSNPPYIPSKDISTLAPEVQREPRIALDGGEDGLDFYRELAKEAANHLKEGGFLAVEYGIGQTQPILDMLKDSGSFDDFEVIKDYGGIERAIYCRKKF; from the coding sequence GTGGCCGGTAATACAATATGGACGATTAATAAATTAATAACATGGACAACGCATTATTTTAAAGACCATCATATAGAATCGCCGCGTCTTGATGCGGAAATCCTTCTTGCCCATGTGCTGAATAAATCACGCATTTATCTCTATACTAATTTTGATTTAATCGTCAATCCGGATGAGCTGGCCATGTATCGCGGATATATCAAAAAGCGCATTGAAGGATATTCGGTAGCAGCCATAACGGGTGAAAAGGAGTTTATGGGGCTCACCTTCAAGCTGAGTGAAAATACATTGATTCCAAGGCAGGATACGGAAACCTGGCTTGAAAAGGTCATACAGTATCATAGAAATGATCCTGAATTGTTTGTCGCTGATCTTGGGACGGGGAGCGGAGCTATTCTTCTTAGCTTCCTCTACTATTGCGAAGGTGCGCATGCTGTCGGTATTGATATATCTGAAGATGCGCTTGCAATTGCCAAAGAAAACGGAATTCATCTGAAAATGGAAGACCGCGTGGAATGGCGTTTGGGCAATTACCTGACAATGCTCAAAGAAGGAGAGCTGTTTGACGGCATATTGAGCAATCCTCCGTATATTCCGTCAAAGGATATTTCCACGCTGGCTCCTGAAGTACAGAGAGAACCCAGGATTGCATTAGACGGCGGAGAAGACGGTCTTGATTTTTACAGGGAGCTTGCCAAGGAAGCGGCAAATCATCTGAAAGAAGGCGGTTTTCTGGCTGTTGAATATGGCATCGGGCAGACTCAGCCGATACTGGATATGCTGAAAGACAGCGGTTCATTTGATGATTTCGAAGTCATAAAGGATTACGGCGGTATAGAAAGAGCTATATATTGCAGAAAGAAGTTTTAA
- a CDS encoding L-threonylcarbamoyladenylate synthase: MNTKRIHVNESYYKEEVFKLGKILREGGLVAFPTETVYGLGGNALDADAAKKIYAAKGRPSDNPLIVHVSGRNEVEKYVKHVGSIENKLMEKFWPGPLTIVFPKKDIIPKETSGGLDTVALRCPQNAATRALIQAAGVPIAGPSANISGRPSPTTADDVLHDMNGRISAVVDDGPCNIGLESTIIGVENGEIVVYRPGGITLEMLQEIGPARMDSNLIVDTGHPKAPGMKYRHYAPKAPLTVYTGDRDSAAAKILEKAHEGDISKIGFFVSEETAEMLPEDAICYIWGKREDKDSFAHNLFTGLLYFNEQPVEQIYGEGTDQAGIGRAIMNRLKKASGGHIVVEEKET; this comes from the coding sequence ATGAATACAAAACGAATTCATGTAAATGAGTCGTATTATAAAGAAGAAGTTTTCAAGTTAGGCAAAATATTAAGAGAGGGCGGACTTGTTGCGTTTCCAACGGAAACAGTATACGGTCTTGGCGGCAATGCGCTGGATGCAGATGCTGCGAAAAAAATATATGCGGCAAAAGGGCGGCCGTCCGATAATCCGCTGATTGTACATGTTTCCGGCAGGAATGAAGTAGAAAAATATGTAAAGCATGTAGGCAGCATAGAAAACAAATTAATGGAGAAGTTCTGGCCCGGACCGCTTACGATTGTTTTTCCAAAGAAAGATATCATTCCGAAAGAAACCAGCGGAGGTCTTGATACAGTTGCTTTAAGGTGCCCGCAGAATGCTGCGACGAGAGCCCTTATTCAGGCAGCCGGTGTTCCTATTGCGGGTCCCAGTGCAAATATTTCAGGAAGGCCCAGTCCGACAACAGCAGATGATGTGCTTCATGATATGAACGGGAGAATCAGTGCTGTAGTCGATGACGGCCCATGCAACATAGGACTGGAGTCTACCATTATCGGTGTAGAAAATGGAGAAATCGTCGTTTACAGGCCAGGCGGCATCACGCTTGAAATGCTACAGGAAATAGGACCCGCCAGAATGGACAGCAATCTGATTGTTGATACAGGTCATCCTAAAGCACCGGGCATGAAGTACAGGCACTATGCACCGAAAGCGCCTTTGACCGTATACACAGGAGACAGAGATTCTGCAGCCGCTAAAATCCTTGAAAAGGCTCATGAAGGAGATATAAGTAAAATCGGATTTTTTGTCAGTGAAGAAACGGCCGAGATGCTTCCTGAAGATGCGATCTGCTATATCTGGGGCAAGAGAGAGGATAAGGACAGTTTCGCACATAACTTATTCACAGGGCTTTTATATTTCAATGAGCAGCCTGTTGAGCAGATATACGGTGAAGGGACAGATCAGGCAGGTATAGGCCGCGCCATCATGAACAGACTGAAAAAAGCATCAGGCGGGCATATCGTGGTCGAGGAAAAAGAAACTTAA
- the rpiB gene encoding ribose 5-phosphate isomerase B, protein MKIAIASDHGGVGLKSVLIKHLSDKNIDYVDCGTYTEESCDYPDYAEKACKLVQNGEATYAVLVCGTGIGMCIAANKMKGIRAALCGDEFSAHFTRAHNDANVLTLGARVIGPGLAESILDTFLSSEFEGGRHARRLEKIKKIENEEL, encoded by the coding sequence ATGAAAATAGCTATTGCAAGTGACCATGGCGGAGTGGGATTAAAATCAGTTTTGATTAAACATTTATCCGACAAGAACATTGATTATGTTGATTGTGGCACATATACAGAAGAATCCTGTGATTACCCTGATTATGCTGAAAAAGCGTGCAAACTGGTGCAGAATGGCGAGGCAACGTATGCTGTCCTTGTTTGTGGTACCGGTATCGGCATGTGCATCGCAGCTAATAAAATGAAGGGAATCAGAGCTGCACTGTGCGGTGATGAATTTTCAGCACACTTTACTCGTGCCCATAATGATGCCAATGTATTGACGCTTGGCGCAAGGGTTATTGGGCCAGGACTTGCTGAATCTATTCTCGACACTTTTTTATCCAGTGAATTTGAGGGCGGACGTCATGCCCGTCGTTTGGAGAAAATAAAAAAGATAGAAAACGAGGAATTGTAA
- a CDS encoding TIGR01440 family protein, translated as MYEDLKEQTRNSFNELCETAQFKSGSLIVVGGSSSEVRGGVIGKDSSYEVGKAVTSTIIEEAGKRHLRLAFQCCEHLNRALIMEREDAEFFGYDEVTVVPWLHAGGAFSTSAFYQFKDPVAVERIAASGGIDIGLTMIGMHLKRVAVPIRLKANRIGQAYVSGAKTRPPLIGGERAHYKREDGMD; from the coding sequence ATGTATGAAGATCTCAAGGAACAAACAAGAAATTCCTTTAATGAGCTTTGTGAAACAGCCCAGTTTAAATCCGGCAGTTTAATTGTGGTCGGAGGATCTTCCAGTGAAGTAAGGGGAGGCGTGATTGGAAAGGACAGCTCTTATGAAGTTGGCAAGGCTGTTACAAGTACAATTATCGAGGAAGCAGGCAAAAGACATTTGAGGCTTGCTTTCCAGTGCTGTGAACATTTAAACCGTGCTCTCATTATGGAAAGGGAAGATGCTGAATTCTTTGGGTATGATGAAGTTACAGTCGTTCCATGGCTTCACGCCGGCGGGGCATTTTCTACAAGTGCCTTCTATCAGTTCAAGGATCCTGTTGCAGTTGAAAGAATAGCTGCCAGCGGAGGTATTGATATAGGTTTGACTATGATTGGAATGCATCTTAAGAGAGTGGCTGTACCCATCCGGCTGAAAGCGAACAGAATCGGACAGGCTTATGTTTCCGGTGCAAAAACTAGGCCGCCTCTTATAGGTGGTGAACGTGCCCACTATAAAAGAGAGGATGGAATGGATTAA